In Paraburkholderia aromaticivorans, a single window of DNA contains:
- a CDS encoding AMP-binding protein has translation MEQVNDNAEIVWRPDPELAQSSNLAAFMRRLGIDEANPDGYRKLLELADTQPEHFWNEVIAHMGIRFDRPYSRVFDDSQGVEWTKWCVDATGNAVLNCLDRHEGEAHASKDAVVWEGEDGKKRRWSYAELGAQTSRLAEGLRALGFGPGDVIGVYMPMVPEAAAALLAISKIGGIVLPLFSGFGPAAIASRLNDGRAVCLLTADGTWRRGKRIDMKPTVDLAVQDVPALRHVVVLKNIDSALPWDADRDRWWQEICAGRADDAPTTMVDADAPMMVMYTSGTTGKPKGTVHSHCGFITKLALDMGLCADYKASDRMMWMSDMGWLVGPILIYSTTLLGATMVMAEGAHDFPDTGRFWRLIEENRVSVLGIAPTIVRSFIQAGGAGIEKYDLSSLRIALSTGEAWNADAWHWMFEKVCGKRAPIINYCGGTEVGGGIVTGTVLHPMKPCSFAGPVPGMGADIVDETGRSVGARGTGELVLRRSSIGLTRGLWHDSERYIESYWSKVPGVWWHGDRAHIDSDGYWTILGRSDDTLKIAGKRTGPSEVEALVSATCLAAEVAAIGVPDAVKGESLVLVATLMQGVAATPETGKKLSEAVVVGLGVAFRPSAVVFVPDLPKTRNMKIMRRVVRAVFVGQPPGDISSLANPEAIETLAAAVRATREH, from the coding sequence ATGGAACAGGTTAACGACAACGCGGAAATCGTCTGGCGTCCCGACCCGGAACTCGCGCAATCGAGCAATCTTGCCGCGTTCATGCGCCGGCTCGGCATCGACGAGGCAAATCCGGATGGGTACCGGAAACTGCTCGAGCTTGCCGACACCCAGCCGGAGCATTTCTGGAACGAGGTGATCGCGCACATGGGCATTCGTTTCGATCGCCCGTATTCACGCGTATTCGACGACAGCCAAGGCGTCGAATGGACGAAGTGGTGCGTGGATGCGACGGGCAACGCGGTGCTCAATTGTCTCGACCGCCACGAGGGTGAAGCGCACGCATCGAAGGACGCGGTCGTGTGGGAGGGCGAGGACGGCAAGAAGCGCCGCTGGAGCTACGCGGAACTGGGTGCGCAGACGAGCCGCCTCGCCGAGGGCCTGCGCGCACTGGGTTTCGGGCCGGGCGACGTGATCGGCGTGTACATGCCGATGGTGCCGGAAGCGGCCGCCGCCTTGCTCGCAATCTCGAAGATCGGCGGTATCGTCTTGCCGCTCTTTTCGGGCTTCGGTCCTGCCGCTATCGCTTCGCGTCTGAACGACGGGCGCGCAGTCTGTCTGTTGACGGCCGACGGTACGTGGCGCCGCGGCAAACGCATCGACATGAAACCGACGGTCGATCTCGCCGTGCAGGACGTGCCGGCGCTGCGTCACGTGGTTGTGCTGAAGAACATCGATAGCGCGTTGCCCTGGGACGCGGATCGCGATCGCTGGTGGCAGGAGATCTGTGCGGGTCGCGCGGACGACGCGCCAACCACCATGGTCGATGCCGACGCGCCGATGATGGTGATGTACACGTCCGGCACCACCGGCAAGCCGAAGGGCACGGTGCACAGCCATTGCGGCTTCATCACGAAGCTCGCGCTCGACATGGGGCTGTGCGCCGACTACAAGGCGAGCGACCGGATGATGTGGATGAGCGATATGGGGTGGCTGGTCGGCCCGATCCTGATCTATTCGACGACTCTGCTGGGCGCGACGATGGTGATGGCCGAAGGCGCGCACGATTTTCCCGATACCGGCCGGTTCTGGCGCCTGATCGAAGAGAACCGGGTCAGCGTGCTTGGCATTGCGCCGACCATCGTCCGCAGCTTTATCCAGGCGGGCGGCGCGGGCATCGAAAAATATGACCTGTCGTCGCTGCGCATCGCGTTGTCGACCGGCGAGGCCTGGAACGCAGACGCGTGGCACTGGATGTTTGAAAAGGTCTGCGGAAAACGCGCGCCGATCATCAACTATTGCGGCGGCACCGAAGTAGGCGGCGGCATCGTGACCGGCACGGTGCTGCATCCGATGAAACCATGTTCGTTCGCGGGTCCGGTGCCGGGTATGGGCGCGGATATCGTCGATGAAACCGGGCGCTCGGTCGGCGCCCGAGGCACAGGTGAACTCGTGCTGCGTCGTTCGTCGATCGGTCTGACGCGCGGACTGTGGCACGACTCGGAGCGCTACATTGAGAGTTACTGGAGCAAAGTGCCTGGCGTGTGGTGGCACGGTGACCGTGCGCATATCGACAGCGACGGTTACTGGACCATCCTTGGCCGCTCCGACGACACGCTCAAGATCGCAGGAAAGCGGACCGGTCCGTCCGAGGTCGAGGCGCTGGTCAGCGCAACGTGCCTCGCGGCCGAGGTCGCCGCGATCGGGGTACCCGACGCCGTGAAGGGCGAATCTTTGGTGCTCGTGGCAACGCTGATGCAGGGTGTCGCCGCGACGCCGGAGACCGGCAAGAAACTGTCCGAAGCGGTTGTCGTCGGTCTCGGCGTGGCATTCCGGCCATCGGCAGTGGTTTTCGTGCCGGACCTGCCGAAGACCCGCAACATGAAGATCATGCGCCGCGTCGTGCGGGCCGTCTTCGTCGGTCAGCCACCGGGGGATATTTCATCGCTGGCCAATCCTGAAGCGATCGAAACGCTCGCCGCCGCCGTGCGCGCGACGCGGGAACATTGA
- a CDS encoding electron transfer flavoprotein subunit alpha/FixB family protein — translation MTNLVLAEHDNASIKAATLNTIAAAQKIGGDIHVLVAGHNAQAAADAAAKIAGVSKVLLADAPQLEAGLAENVEATVLNIAKDYSHILAPATAFGKNITPRIAAKLDVAQISDITAVDSADTYERPIYAGNAIATVQSQDPIKVITVRTTGFDPIAAEGGSAAVEKIEAAADTGLSQFVSREVTKLDRPELTSAKIIVSGGRGLGNGENYTKVLEPLADKLQAALGASRAAVDAGFVPNDYQVGQTGKIVAPQLYVAVGISGAIQHLAGMKDSKVIVAINKDPEAPIFSVADYGLVGDLFTLVPQLETAL, via the coding sequence ATGACGAATCTTGTATTGGCGGAACACGACAACGCGTCGATCAAGGCTGCGACACTGAATACGATCGCAGCGGCGCAGAAGATTGGTGGCGACATTCACGTGCTGGTGGCAGGGCACAACGCGCAGGCGGCTGCTGACGCAGCAGCGAAAATTGCAGGTGTGTCGAAGGTGCTGCTGGCCGACGCGCCCCAACTCGAAGCGGGCCTCGCGGAAAACGTCGAAGCGACGGTGCTGAACATCGCGAAAGACTACTCACACATCCTTGCGCCGGCGACGGCTTTTGGCAAGAACATCACGCCGCGTATTGCCGCAAAGCTCGATGTCGCGCAGATTAGCGACATCACGGCTGTAGACAGTGCGGACACGTACGAGCGTCCGATCTATGCCGGTAACGCCATCGCGACGGTTCAATCTCAAGATCCGATCAAGGTCATCACGGTCCGCACGACCGGTTTCGACCCGATTGCGGCAGAAGGCGGCAGCGCCGCGGTCGAGAAGATTGAAGCGGCAGCGGATACCGGTCTGTCTCAGTTCGTGAGCCGTGAAGTAACGAAGCTGGACCGTCCGGAACTGACCTCGGCGAAGATCATCGTTTCGGGCGGCCGCGGTCTGGGCAACGGCGAGAACTACACGAAGGTACTCGAACCGCTAGCGGACAAACTCCAGGCCGCACTCGGTGCCTCGCGCGCGGCAGTCGATGCGGGCTTCGTACCGAACGACTATCAGGTTGGTCAGACCGGCAAGATCGTCGCGCCGCAGCTGTACGTGGCCGTCGGTATCTCGGGTGCGATTCAGCATCTGGCCGGGATGAAAGACTCGAAGGTGATCGTGGCAATCAACAAGGACCCAGAGGCGCCGATTTTCAGCGTTGCCGATTACGGTCTGGTCGGCGATCTCTTTACGCTCGTGCCGCAACTCGAAACAGCGCTCTAA
- a CDS encoding electron transfer flavoprotein subunit beta/FixA family protein → MKILVPVKRVVDANVKVSVKSDQSGVDLTNVKMSMNPFDEIAVEEAVRLKEVGVATEVIAVSVGVAQAQETLRTALAIGADRAILVESKDSVEPLAVAKILKALVDKEQPQLIILGKQAIDNDSNQTGQMLAALAGLPQATFASKVVVADGKATVSREVDGGAETLSLTLPAVITTDLRLNEPRYVTLPNIMKAKKKPMDTIRPEDLGVDVTPRLKTLKVAEPPKRSAGVKVADVQALVEKLKNEAKVL, encoded by the coding sequence GTGAAAATCCTGGTGCCAGTCAAAAGAGTGGTCGATGCAAACGTGAAGGTCAGCGTGAAATCCGATCAATCGGGCGTCGATCTCACCAACGTGAAGATGTCGATGAACCCGTTCGACGAAATCGCAGTAGAAGAGGCCGTGCGTCTGAAAGAAGTGGGCGTAGCGACCGAAGTGATCGCCGTGTCGGTGGGCGTCGCGCAGGCGCAGGAAACGCTGCGCACAGCGCTGGCGATCGGCGCGGATCGGGCGATCCTCGTCGAGTCGAAAGACAGCGTCGAGCCGCTCGCGGTCGCGAAGATCCTGAAGGCGCTCGTCGACAAGGAACAGCCGCAGCTGATCATTCTCGGCAAGCAGGCGATCGACAACGATTCGAACCAGACTGGCCAGATGCTGGCTGCGCTGGCAGGCTTGCCGCAAGCGACGTTTGCCTCGAAGGTTGTCGTCGCAGACGGTAAGGCTACGGTGTCGCGCGAAGTGGACGGCGGTGCTGAAACGCTGTCGCTGACGTTGCCCGCTGTGATCACGACCGACCTGCGCCTGAACGAGCCGCGCTACGTGACGTTGCCGAACATCATGAAGGCGAAAAAGAAGCCGATGGACACGATCAGGCCGGAGGATCTCGGCGTCGATGTGACGCCCCGCCTGAAGACGCTGAAAGTCGCCGAGCCGCCTAAGCGCTCCGCCGGCGTGAAGGTGGCCGATGTGCAGGCGCTGGTCGAGAAGCTGAAGAACGAAGCCAAGGTGCTTTAA
- a CDS encoding citryl-CoA lyase: protein MVRQPKPLVRSDIAYSLPDRIVVRGKDLPNEILGHMNLGDFAFLQLTGKAATPEQSAVFNAILITLVEHGMTPSAIVARMTYAGAPESLQAAVAAGLCGLGSVFVGSMEGACRMLSEALPYSTKHEDLEQLAHDTVAAWRGRGATIPGIGHPLHKPVDPRTPRLFEMAAQNGLSGDYVKLMQLIGAEAERVSGKSLPVNATGAIGAICCEFGFPWRIVRGFGVMARAIGLVGHLAEEAERPMAYEIWQRVEDEASAYLRGEA, encoded by the coding sequence ATGGTCCGTCAACCGAAACCGCTGGTGCGATCCGATATCGCCTACAGCCTGCCCGATCGCATCGTCGTGCGCGGCAAGGATTTGCCCAACGAAATACTGGGGCATATGAACCTCGGTGATTTCGCGTTCCTGCAACTGACCGGCAAGGCCGCGACACCGGAGCAATCGGCGGTGTTCAACGCGATCCTCATCACGCTCGTCGAACACGGCATGACACCGAGCGCGATCGTCGCGCGCATGACCTATGCAGGCGCCCCCGAATCGCTGCAGGCCGCGGTCGCGGCCGGTCTTTGCGGGCTCGGCTCGGTGTTCGTCGGCAGCATGGAAGGGGCGTGCCGGATGCTGTCCGAGGCACTGCCGTATAGCACGAAACATGAGGACCTTGAGCAACTCGCACACGACACGGTTGCCGCGTGGCGCGGGCGCGGCGCGACGATTCCCGGCATCGGGCATCCCCTTCACAAGCCGGTCGATCCGCGTACGCCGCGGCTCTTCGAAATGGCCGCGCAAAACGGCCTGTCTGGCGATTACGTGAAGCTGATGCAGCTGATCGGCGCCGAAGCGGAGCGCGTCTCGGGCAAGTCGCTGCCGGTCAATGCAACCGGCGCGATCGGCGCGATCTGCTGCGAGTTCGGCTTTCCATGGCGGATCGTGCGCGGCTTTGGGGTGATGGCCCGAGCGATTGGGCTCGTGGGGCACCTGGCCGAGGAGGCGGAACGGCCGATGGCCTACGAGATATGGCAGCGCGTCGAGGACGAGGCTTCGGCCTATCTGCGCGGCGAAGCTTAG
- a CDS encoding MaoC/PaaZ C-terminal domain-containing protein produces the protein MTISYHNLKNWPFEDIEQHYSARDAILYSLGAGYGMNPLDPDESAFVYEKELRVPPTFAVVLGFPGFWVKDPRSGIDWVRMLHGEQTLHIHKALPSAATVIGRSRIARIVDKGPGKGALVLIERKVTDKATGELLATIEQLNFCRGDGGYSAGGDPSDEAPTSPPPVPERTPDAVCDLPTRPEIAHIYRLSGDDNPLHVDSDVARNAGFERPILHGLATWGVAAHAVLKTTCNSDPARLSLFRARFTAPVYPGETIRTEVWREGDVVQFRSSVIERNVVVLNNGYAELR, from the coding sequence ATGACCATCAGCTACCACAACCTGAAAAACTGGCCGTTCGAGGACATCGAGCAGCATTACTCGGCCCGCGACGCAATCCTCTATAGCCTCGGCGCGGGCTATGGCATGAATCCCCTCGACCCCGACGAAAGTGCGTTCGTGTACGAGAAAGAACTGCGCGTGCCGCCGACATTTGCGGTCGTGCTCGGTTTTCCAGGCTTCTGGGTCAAGGATCCCAGGAGCGGGATCGACTGGGTCCGCATGCTGCACGGCGAGCAGACCTTGCACATTCACAAGGCGCTACCCTCTGCTGCCACCGTGATCGGCCGTTCGCGTATCGCGCGCATCGTCGACAAGGGACCGGGCAAAGGCGCGCTCGTGCTGATCGAACGCAAAGTGACCGACAAGGCCACAGGCGAACTGCTGGCGACCATCGAACAACTGAACTTCTGCCGCGGTGACGGTGGCTATAGTGCCGGCGGCGACCCGAGCGACGAAGCGCCGACCTCGCCGCCGCCGGTGCCGGAGCGCACGCCGGATGCAGTGTGCGATCTGCCGACACGCCCGGAGATTGCGCACATCTACCGCCTGTCGGGCGACGACAATCCGCTGCACGTCGATTCCGATGTGGCCCGCAACGCTGGCTTCGAGCGGCCAATCCTGCACGGTCTTGCCACCTGGGGCGTCGCGGCGCACGCGGTATTGAAGACGACGTGCAACAGCGATCCGGCGCGCCTTTCGCTGTTCCGTGCACGCTTCACGGCGCCGGTTTATCCTGGCGAAACGATCCGCACTGAAGTGTGGCGCGAGGGTGACGTCGTGCAGTTCCGTTCCAGCGTGATCGAACGCAACGTGGTCGTGCTCAACAACGGCTACGCGGAACTGCGCTAA
- a CDS encoding enoyl-CoA hydratase/isomerase family protein: MNEENPLLVDMTDGIATLTLNRPQQKNALNDPLRHALRAAVYAIRADRSVRAVILRGAGTDFCSGGDIRSMNVADAQAGRERIDDLHGWISLLLDLDRPVIAAVDGVTYGAGFSLALLADLVIATPRTRFCMPFMKVGLLPDCGAFYTLPRVVGMSRAKDLVFSAREIGADEARSMGAVFEIVPEDTLHERARQLATSLAGASPVAFGLAKRAINQSYGSDLRAMLEVEALGQGIAFTTDYHKEAVRRFKEKDTPLFQWPFKIDA, from the coding sequence ATGAATGAAGAAAACCCCTTGCTGGTCGACATGACGGACGGCATCGCGACGCTGACGCTCAACCGCCCGCAGCAAAAAAACGCGCTGAACGATCCGCTGCGCCATGCGTTGCGGGCTGCGGTCTATGCGATTCGCGCGGACCGCTCGGTGCGTGCGGTCATCTTGCGCGGCGCGGGAACGGACTTCTGTTCCGGTGGCGACATTCGCTCGATGAACGTCGCGGATGCCCAGGCAGGACGTGAGCGCATCGACGATCTGCACGGCTGGATCAGCCTGCTGCTCGACCTGGACCGACCCGTCATCGCGGCAGTCGACGGTGTGACCTATGGCGCGGGCTTCAGCCTCGCGCTCCTCGCCGACCTCGTGATCGCGACGCCGCGCACGCGTTTCTGCATGCCGTTCATGAAGGTGGGGCTGCTGCCGGACTGCGGTGCGTTTTATACGCTGCCGCGCGTGGTCGGCATGTCGCGCGCGAAGGATCTGGTCTTCAGTGCGCGGGAAATCGGCGCGGACGAGGCGCGCAGCATGGGTGCGGTATTCGAGATCGTGCCGGAAGACACACTGCACGAACGCGCCCGGCAACTGGCGACAAGCCTCGCAGGGGCATCCCCGGTCGCGTTCGGCCTTGCGAAGCGTGCGATCAACCAGTCATACGGCAGTGACTTGCGCGCGATGCTCGAGGTCGAAGCGCTCGGGCAAGGTATCGCGTTCACCACCGACTACCACAAGGAAGCGGTACGACGCTTCAAGGAAAAAGATACACCGCTGTTCCAATGGCCCTTCAAGATCGATGCCTGA
- a CDS encoding acetyl-CoA C-acetyltransferase, whose amino-acid sequence MRRAAIVAPLRTPVGTFGGSLRGVPVEALAATVIRATLERSGIDPARIEDVVFAQSYANSETPCIGRWAALEAGLPVQVPGMQLDRRCGGGLQAVVTAAMMVQSGAADVVMAGGVESMSNIEYYTTDMRWGSRAGSVKLHDRLERGRERSQPEARFGYLSGMIETAENLARDYGISRQEADEYAVRSHQRAADAWTSGRFNDEIVPVSVPQRKGEPVLFTRDEGVRVEATVESLGKLRPLMKDGTVTAGNASQQNDAAAACLIVAEDKLAELNLTPIAYLTGWAAAGCEPSAMGIGPVPAVQKLLGKTGLTLDQIDLVELNEAFACQVLAVLKGWGWNDQSRLNVNGSGISLGHPIGATGVRMLATLLHELQRRKGRYGLETMCIGGGQGIAAIFERA is encoded by the coding sequence ATGAGACGAGCAGCGATCGTGGCACCCTTGCGGACTCCGGTCGGCACGTTCGGCGGCAGCCTGCGCGGCGTGCCGGTCGAGGCGCTGGCGGCGACCGTCATCCGTGCGACGCTCGAACGGAGCGGCATCGACCCCGCCCGCATCGAAGACGTCGTGTTCGCGCAGTCATACGCGAACAGCGAGACCCCTTGTATCGGCCGTTGGGCCGCGCTGGAAGCCGGCCTGCCGGTGCAGGTGCCGGGCATGCAACTCGACCGCCGTTGCGGTGGTGGCCTTCAGGCGGTGGTGACCGCCGCGATGATGGTGCAAAGCGGCGCGGCCGATGTCGTCATGGCGGGCGGCGTCGAGAGCATGAGCAACATCGAGTACTACACGACCGACATGCGCTGGGGCTCGCGCGCCGGCTCGGTCAAGCTGCACGACCGCCTGGAGCGAGGTCGTGAGCGTTCGCAGCCGGAGGCGCGTTTCGGCTACCTCTCCGGGATGATCGAGACCGCCGAGAATCTCGCGCGCGACTACGGCATTTCCCGTCAGGAGGCGGATGAGTACGCAGTGCGCAGTCATCAGCGCGCTGCAGACGCATGGACCTCCGGCCGCTTCAACGACGAAATCGTGCCGGTGAGCGTGCCGCAACGCAAGGGCGAGCCGGTACTGTTCACACGTGACGAAGGTGTACGCGTGGAGGCCACCGTCGAGTCGCTCGGCAAGCTTCGCCCGCTGATGAAGGACGGCACGGTGACGGCCGGCAACGCCAGCCAGCAGAACGACGCGGCCGCGGCCTGCCTGATCGTCGCCGAGGACAAGCTCGCGGAACTGAACCTCACTCCAATCGCATACCTGACGGGCTGGGCGGCCGCCGGGTGCGAGCCTTCGGCGATGGGCATCGGCCCGGTGCCCGCCGTCCAGAAGCTGTTGGGTAAAACCGGGCTCACGCTCGATCAGATCGACCTCGTCGAATTGAACGAGGCCTTTGCCTGCCAGGTGCTGGCCGTTCTGAAAGGCTGGGGCTGGAACGATCAGTCGCGGCTCAATGTAAACGGCTCGGGCATCTCGCTCGGCCATCCGATCGGCGCCACCGGCGTGCGGATGCTGGCGACGCTGCTCCACGAACTGCAGCGCCGCAAGGGCCGCTACGGTCTCGAAACGATGTGCATTGGAGGCGGTCAGGGGATCGCCGCGATTTTCGAGCGCGCGTGA
- a CDS encoding SDR family NAD(P)-dependent oxidoreductase, whose translation MMDGKVVIVTGAGGGIGRDIALLMARQGAKVVINDVGASLTGEGHSAGPAQQVVEEIKAFGAEATANTDSVADPAGAARIVEQAVDTFGRVDCVVNNAGILRDRFFHKMSEAEWDAVLKVHLYGSFYVSRAAADRFKEQGSGAFVHMTSTSGLIGNLAQANYSAAKLGIAGLSKSIALDLQKFGVRSNCIAPFAWSRMINSIKVDTPEQEARVEKIKQMTPAKIAPLAVYLGSEAAQSVNGQIFAVRNNEIFVMSQPRPVRSVHRSEGWTPELIAEHAMPALRSSFHSLDVSADVFSWDPV comes from the coding sequence ATGATGGATGGCAAGGTCGTAATCGTGACGGGCGCGGGCGGCGGCATCGGCCGCGACATCGCGTTGCTGATGGCGCGTCAGGGCGCCAAGGTCGTGATCAACGACGTCGGCGCATCACTCACGGGCGAGGGGCACAGTGCCGGTCCCGCGCAACAGGTCGTTGAAGAGATCAAGGCTTTTGGCGCTGAAGCGACGGCGAACACGGACAGTGTCGCGGACCCGGCCGGTGCCGCACGCATCGTCGAGCAGGCCGTGGACACGTTCGGCCGCGTCGATTGCGTCGTCAACAACGCCGGCATTCTGCGCGACCGCTTCTTCCACAAGATGTCCGAAGCCGAATGGGACGCAGTCCTGAAGGTCCATCTTTACGGCAGCTTCTATGTGTCGCGCGCGGCGGCCGATCGCTTCAAGGAACAGGGCAGTGGCGCCTTCGTCCACATGACGTCGACCTCGGGCCTGATCGGCAATCTCGCGCAGGCGAACTACAGTGCGGCGAAACTGGGGATCGCCGGCCTGTCGAAGTCGATCGCGCTCGATCTGCAGAAATTCGGGGTGCGCTCGAACTGCATCGCGCCGTTCGCATGGAGTCGCATGATCAATTCGATCAAGGTCGACACACCGGAGCAGGAGGCGCGCGTCGAGAAAATCAAGCAGATGACGCCAGCCAAGATCGCGCCGCTGGCCGTGTATCTCGGCAGCGAGGCGGCGCAGTCGGTCAACGGCCAGATCTTCGCGGTGCGCAACAACGAAATCTTCGTGATGAGCCAGCCGCGTCCGGTGCGTTCGGTGCATCGCAGCGAAGGCTGGACGCCGGAGCTGATCGCCGAGCACGCGATGCCGGCGCTTCGCTCGAGCTTCCATTCCCTCGACGTGTCGGCTGACGTGTTCAGCTGGGATCCGGTGTGA
- a CDS encoding LysR substrate-binding domain-containing protein, which yields MRFDLIDLNLFTHIAEANSLTRGAERSHLSLPAASTRVKNLEEQVGVKLLSRTSQGVKVTAPGETLLAHARRVLRQLEQLTGDLQEYASGVKGHVRVFANTTAMSEFLPGVLRSYLVNHPDVTVDMQERLSPDIVRAVQEGVVDIGIVAGNVRTEGLEAMPYQRDRLVLACALSHPLAAHTHTAFVDTLEYDFVGLPEASAIHSFLKRAAADLQRTLRWRIQVSNFETACRMIEANVGVGVLPERTARRHAKTMALRIVQLDDDWAERQLQICVADLGALPLFARNLVDLLVEDGLGR from the coding sequence ATGCGTTTCGATCTGATCGATCTCAATCTCTTCACTCACATCGCAGAGGCCAACAGCCTCACGCGCGGTGCAGAGCGTTCGCACTTGTCCCTGCCGGCGGCTAGTACGCGCGTCAAGAATCTGGAGGAACAGGTCGGCGTCAAGCTGCTGAGCCGCACGAGCCAGGGGGTCAAAGTCACGGCGCCAGGAGAGACGCTGCTTGCGCACGCGCGCCGCGTGCTGCGGCAACTCGAACAGTTGACCGGAGACCTTCAGGAATACGCGTCCGGCGTCAAGGGGCACGTCCGCGTCTTTGCAAATACAACCGCAATGAGCGAGTTCTTGCCCGGCGTGCTGCGCAGCTACCTGGTCAATCATCCGGACGTGACCGTGGACATGCAGGAGCGGCTGAGTCCGGACATCGTCCGGGCGGTGCAGGAAGGCGTCGTGGACATTGGCATCGTTGCCGGCAATGTGCGCACCGAAGGGCTCGAAGCGATGCCCTATCAGCGCGATCGTCTGGTCCTCGCCTGTGCGCTGAGCCATCCACTCGCCGCCCATACGCACACGGCCTTTGTCGATACGCTCGAGTACGATTTTGTCGGCCTTCCGGAAGCGAGCGCGATCCACAGCTTTCTCAAGCGTGCGGCGGCGGACTTGCAGCGCACGCTGCGCTGGCGTATCCAGGTCAGCAACTTCGAGACCGCCTGCCGGATGATCGAGGCGAACGTCGGCGTCGGCGTGCTGCCCGAACGCACGGCACGCCGCCACGCAAAGACCATGGCGCTGCGCATCGTCCAGCTCGACGACGATTGGGCCGAACGCCAACTGCAGATCTGCGTCGCGGATCTCGGCGCGCTGCCGTTGTTCGCACGCAATCTCGTCGATTTGCTCGTCGAGGATGGATTGGGGCGTTAG
- a CDS encoding acyl-CoA dehydrogenase family protein — protein MDFTYSEEQQMMADSLRRFVDTEYTFERRRKRSRQGGAFERAIWSAFGELGVLGLTIDADYGGFGEGAASRLVVQRELGRGLVLEPVVPCAVVAAAVIGEFGSDSQKATWLPAIASGKKIVSVAYLEPDSRFRPDAVKTIAERSDDGYVLNGQKSLAWHGEVANALLVTALVGRSGDIGLFIVPRDAKGVALTGYPTIDGLRAADLTLDNVTVGADALICGPADGLDALQHGIDHGIAALCAEAAGAMERLIDITAEFLRTRKQFGQPLGKFQTLQHRMADMLVQKELALSMAYVAAQALDEPDAAQRARMLSAAKVMVAKAGRYVGQQAVQLHGGMGMTDELEVGDYFKRLTMFDPLFGDSDYQVARYSDAMAS, from the coding sequence ATGGACTTTACCTACAGCGAAGAGCAGCAGATGATGGCCGACAGTCTGCGCCGTTTCGTCGACACCGAATACACCTTCGAGCGACGCCGCAAGCGCTCGCGCCAAGGTGGCGCGTTCGAGCGCGCGATCTGGTCGGCGTTCGGAGAACTGGGCGTGCTGGGCCTCACGATTGACGCCGACTACGGCGGTTTTGGCGAAGGGGCGGCGAGTCGCCTCGTGGTGCAGCGCGAGCTGGGCCGCGGTCTCGTGCTCGAGCCGGTCGTGCCGTGCGCCGTGGTCGCGGCTGCGGTGATCGGCGAATTCGGCAGTGACTCACAGAAGGCAACGTGGCTTCCGGCCATCGCGAGCGGCAAGAAGATTGTTTCGGTCGCGTACCTTGAACCCGATTCGCGCTTTCGGCCCGATGCGGTGAAAACGATCGCGGAACGCAGTGATGACGGCTACGTGCTGAACGGCCAGAAGTCACTCGCCTGGCACGGCGAAGTAGCCAATGCGCTGCTCGTTACCGCGCTCGTCGGCCGGTCCGGCGACATCGGCCTCTTCATCGTGCCGCGCGACGCGAAGGGCGTTGCGCTGACCGGCTATCCGACAATCGACGGCCTTCGTGCCGCCGACCTGACGCTCGACAACGTGACGGTCGGCGCCGACGCGCTGATCTGCGGCCCAGCGGACGGCCTCGATGCGCTCCAGCACGGGATCGACCACGGCATTGCCGCGCTCTGTGCGGAGGCGGCCGGCGCGATGGAACGGCTGATCGACATCACGGCCGAGTTTTTGCGTACGCGCAAGCAATTCGGCCAGCCGCTCGGCAAGTTCCAGACGCTGCAACACCGCATGGCGGACATGCTGGTTCAGAAGGAGCTCGCGCTGTCGATGGCCTACGTCGCGGCGCAGGCGCTCGACGAACCGGACGCGGCGCAACGCGCGCGCATGCTTTCGGCGGCCAAGGTCATGGTCGCAAAGGCCGGGCGTTACGTCGGTCAGCAGGCGGTGCAACTGCACGGCGGGATGGGGATGACCGACGAGCTGGAAGTCGGCGACTACTTTAAACGTCTGACGATGTTCGATCCGTTGTTCGGCGACAGCGACTATCAAGTCGCCCGCTACAGCGACGCGATGGCATCGTAA